A window from Prochlorococcus marinus CUG1435 encodes these proteins:
- a CDS encoding ABC transporter ATP-binding protein/permease gives MNKAVNNKSKILYQLQKLRKLSQPFFLPIDQCNGFQFIWLLISLLFCVGGVVLVGLTGIISFFESFQPIFLEKYFGGVVSTVNSIWAGSWGLLFSALFLIGSGSFFSLRRQLKNRRWLHWLFLAIIVLMLLAVNGINAGIGFIARDLTNALVEKQEDGFYRILGIYACCFAVALPIRVSQIFFTYKLGIIWREWLSKSLVKDYMTNKAYYQLNPNDEEQTDVDNPDQRITDDTRAFTGQSLSFTLGIFDALLTFSLNILILWSISTTLTFSLFGYAAFATSILLIAGKNLVKIDFDQLRYEADFRYGLVHIRDNAESIAFYSGENPERSETERRLGEVVRNFNLLIIWRVIIDVMRRSINYAGNFFPYLIMAIPYFKGDIDYGRFIQASFAFGMVEGSLFFIVNQIEELAKFTAGIGRLEGFQSKVESISQTNPKSNQNVISDYPSILINNADLCPPGSNKTIIKNLNLSIDNNQSLLVVGPSGCGKTSLLRMISGLWEPDQGVIKKPKIGELLFIPQKPYMLLGSLREQLCYPTEVKKFSDEHLTSVLHEVNLKTLVDRYPNLDIKQDWPRILSLGEQQRLAFARLLLNSPRFAVLDEATSALDINTEKKLYGLLKERELSLISVGHRPSLKDFHENILELNGQGDWKLLTSDKYNFKD, from the coding sequence ATGAATAAAGCAGTTAATAATAAATCCAAAATTCTGTACCAATTACAAAAATTAAGGAAGTTATCTCAGCCATTTTTTCTTCCCATAGATCAATGTAATGGATTCCAATTCATATGGCTTTTAATTTCTCTTTTATTTTGTGTTGGTGGAGTAGTACTTGTAGGTCTTACAGGAATAATCAGTTTTTTTGAAAGCTTTCAACCAATTTTTCTTGAAAAGTATTTCGGAGGTGTAGTAAGTACTGTCAATTCAATTTGGGCTGGAAGCTGGGGATTGCTTTTCTCTGCTTTATTTCTAATTGGATCAGGTAGCTTTTTTAGCTTAAGACGTCAATTAAAAAACCGTAGATGGTTACATTGGTTATTCCTCGCGATAATTGTATTAATGCTTTTAGCTGTAAACGGAATAAATGCAGGTATTGGTTTCATCGCAAGAGATTTAACGAATGCTTTGGTAGAAAAACAAGAAGATGGATTTTATCGGATATTGGGGATTTACGCTTGTTGTTTCGCTGTAGCTCTACCAATACGTGTTTCCCAAATATTTTTTACATATAAGTTAGGAATAATCTGGAGAGAATGGCTTTCTAAAAGTTTAGTCAAAGATTATATGACAAATAAAGCTTATTACCAGTTAAATCCCAATGATGAAGAACAAACTGATGTAGATAATCCCGATCAAAGAATCACGGATGATACCCGAGCTTTTACCGGGCAAAGTCTCTCTTTCACATTAGGTATTTTTGATGCACTACTTACATTTTCACTTAATATTCTTATTTTATGGAGTATAAGTACAACACTTACTTTTTCTTTATTTGGTTACGCCGCATTTGCAACTTCTATCCTCTTAATTGCTGGAAAAAATCTTGTAAAGATTGACTTTGATCAACTCAGATATGAAGCAGATTTTCGATATGGCTTAGTACATATTCGAGATAATGCTGAATCAATAGCCTTTTACTCTGGGGAGAATCCTGAGCGAAGTGAAACTGAAAGACGCTTAGGAGAAGTGGTTAGAAACTTTAATTTACTGATTATTTGGAGAGTAATAATAGACGTCATGAGAAGATCCATTAATTATGCTGGAAATTTCTTTCCATATTTAATAATGGCAATCCCTTACTTTAAAGGTGATATTGATTATGGACGCTTTATTCAGGCAAGCTTTGCATTTGGAATGGTTGAAGGTTCGTTATTTTTCATTGTTAATCAAATCGAAGAACTTGCAAAATTTACAGCTGGTATTGGCAGATTAGAAGGATTCCAATCAAAAGTTGAATCCATTAGTCAAACCAACCCAAAAAGCAATCAAAACGTTATTTCAGATTACCCATCAATTCTTATTAATAATGCTGACCTTTGCCCTCCAGGATCAAATAAAACAATAATTAAAAATTTAAATTTGAGCATCGACAATAATCAATCACTTTTGGTAGTGGGACCATCTGGGTGCGGAAAAACATCTTTACTAAGAATGATTAGTGGTTTATGGGAACCCGATCAAGGAGTAATTAAAAAACCAAAAATTGGGGAATTATTATTCATACCTCAAAAACCATATATGCTACTTGGTTCTTTAAGAGAACAATTATGTTATCCCACAGAAGTCAAGAAATTTAGTGATGAACATCTTACTTCTGTACTTCATGAAGTAAATTTAAAAACCTTAGTTGATCGTTATCCTAATCTTGATATCAAACAAGATTGGCCACGAATTCTTTCCTTAGGCGAGCAACAAAGATTGGCTTTCGCAAGACTCTTACTAAATTCTCCAAGATTTGCAGTACTTGATGAAGCAACAAGTGCTTTAGATATTAACACTGAAAAAAAACTATATGGTTTACTTAAGGAAAGAGAACTTTCTCTTATTAGTGTTGGACATAGACCTAGCTTGAAAGATTTTCACGAGAATATTTTAGAATTAAATGGACAGGGAGACTGGAAATTATTGACGTCTGATAAGTATAATTTTAAGGATTAA
- a CDS encoding histidine triad nucleotide-binding protein: MTETTIFQKIINEEIPCDKLYEDDFCIAFNDIQAQAPVHFLVIPKKPIISLLDCIEEDANLLGHLLFVGSKVAKSRNLTNWRTVINTGAESGQTVFHLHIHFLSGRKMNWPPG, from the coding sequence ATGACTGAAACTACAATATTTCAAAAAATCATTAATGAAGAAATACCCTGCGATAAGCTTTATGAAGATGATTTTTGTATTGCATTTAATGATATCCAAGCGCAAGCACCAGTACATTTTTTAGTAATTCCAAAAAAGCCAATTATTAGTTTATTAGATTGTATTGAAGAAGATGCAAATTTATTAGGGCATTTACTTTTTGTTGGTAGCAAAGTAGCTAAATCAAGAAATTTAACTAATTGGAGAACAGTAATTAATACTGGAGCAGAATCGGGACAAACAGTTTTTCATTTACATATTCATTTTTTATCTGGAAGAAAAATGAATTGGCCCCCAGGTTAA
- the def gene encoding peptide deformylase — protein MANHFSQLAKKSRTNGSLEKIAKEQTGQPSLDIYKLGDDVLRQNSKRITKVDESIRKLAREMLQSMYAAKGIGLAAPQIGINKELLVIDVNFEDSAAEPLILINPEITDFGTTLNSYEEGCLSIPGVYLNVVRPSTIKLKFRDEMGRPRKMRADGLLARCIQHEMDHLNGILFVDRVTSKDDLNKELIKEGFNEKDVISIN, from the coding sequence GTGGCAAACCATTTTTCACAACTTGCAAAAAAGTCAAGAACTAATGGAAGCCTAGAAAAAATTGCAAAAGAACAAACAGGTCAGCCATCTCTAGATATATATAAACTTGGTGATGATGTATTAAGACAAAATTCCAAAAGAATAACTAAGGTTGACGAATCGATTAGAAAACTTGCTAGAGAAATGCTTCAAAGCATGTACGCAGCTAAAGGAATCGGACTTGCAGCACCTCAAATTGGTATCAACAAAGAGCTTCTTGTCATAGATGTAAATTTTGAAGATTCAGCAGCAGAACCTCTAATATTAATCAATCCAGAAATTACAGACTTTGGAACAACCCTTAATTCATACGAAGAAGGCTGCCTAAGTATACCTGGCGTATATTTGAATGTAGTGAGACCATCAACTATAAAATTAAAATTTAGAGATGAAATGGGGCGACCACGTAAAATGAGAGCAGATGGACTTCTGGCGAGGTGTATTCAACACGAAATGGACCACTTAAACGGAATATTATTTGTTGATAGAGTTACATCAAAAGATGATTTGAACAAAGAACTTATAAAGGAAGGATTCAACGAAAAAGACGTAATTTCTATTAATTAA
- a CDS encoding S9 family peptidase: MSNVDKLKVKQIESKKNAFKELTIIRDTIFWIDVVGEGQNENAIFARPFNVKEAIPQQLTSKKYIIKNNFHGYGGKSYKCVNFKNNFYLIWIDQITNAVWFQIFKKAASTDRSQNKYLVSVQEPNQLSKSIYGNFDSSFVISEKNLLYGICEINNIDYLFSLNLKKTKQDIHLIKKFKNFAGELSSNRSANLLSWIEWDSPYMPWEKNELFFAQIDQDGEIQKIKKFSNKLINSKKNVSFFQPYWLNETHLVCSEDSSGWWNLLFLDVSEIDNIFIKKRVERNLIEYGAPQWVTGITFFSGNKKNLFCVAKKENSLIVEQYKDLEFVKEFSTPFTSISDFSVFRKKVVLKGYGSDFLGIVFEIDFAKKVLSNFSEHKYIDHMQDSSKPETFWFKGFEDKLTHCFLYRPLVENFRKPPLLVRAHSGPTSCFDGSYNSEVQYWTSKGFFIAEVNYGGSSGFGKAYRERLNYKWGIVDSYDCKALALELIKLNQVDSEKVVIFGNSAGGLTALNCLLYGSIFTAAICKYPVIDLKDMHYNTHRFEKDYLNSLIGNYEKNQDEYINRSPISHINEIKKPILLFHGKKDTVISYKQTLKIQEILIQNNKYSEVIFFENEGHGFKNIENKKVVIQKSQQFLKNALNI, translated from the coding sequence ATGAGTAATGTTGATAAGTTAAAAGTTAAGCAAATTGAATCTAAAAAAAATGCTTTCAAGGAATTAACTATTATTAGGGATACAATTTTTTGGATTGATGTTGTTGGTGAAGGTCAAAATGAAAATGCCATTTTTGCAAGACCATTTAATGTCAAAGAAGCTATTCCCCAGCAATTAACAAGTAAAAAATATATTATTAAAAATAATTTTCATGGATATGGTGGTAAATCTTATAAATGTGTAAACTTTAAAAATAATTTTTATTTGATATGGATAGATCAGATTACCAATGCAGTATGGTTTCAAATTTTTAAAAAGGCAGCGTCAACTGATAGAAGCCAAAATAAATATCTCGTTTCAGTTCAAGAACCTAATCAACTATCTAAATCAATTTATGGAAATTTTGATTCTTCATTTGTCATTTCTGAAAAAAATTTATTGTATGGAATTTGCGAAATAAATAATATAGATTATTTATTTTCATTAAATTTAAAAAAAACTAAACAAGATATTCATCTAATAAAAAAATTTAAAAATTTTGCTGGAGAATTATCTTCTAACAGATCTGCTAACTTACTTTCCTGGATAGAGTGGGATTCTCCATATATGCCTTGGGAGAAAAATGAGCTGTTTTTTGCTCAAATAGATCAAGATGGTGAGATACAAAAAATAAAAAAATTCTCAAATAAGCTGATAAATTCCAAAAAAAACGTTTCTTTTTTCCAACCCTATTGGCTAAATGAAACACATTTGGTATGTTCTGAAGATAGTTCTGGATGGTGGAACTTATTATTTTTAGATGTTAGTGAAATTGATAATATTTTTATTAAGAAAAGAGTAGAGAGAAATTTGATTGAATATGGAGCACCACAATGGGTCACTGGAATAACATTTTTTTCAGGGAATAAAAAAAATTTATTTTGTGTAGCAAAAAAAGAAAATAGTTTAATAGTGGAACAATATAAAGATCTTGAATTTGTTAAAGAATTTTCTACTCCTTTTACCTCAATTAGTGATTTCAGTGTTTTTCGGAAAAAAGTTGTTTTAAAGGGTTATGGATCTGATTTTTTGGGAATTGTATTTGAAATTGATTTTGCAAAAAAAGTTTTATCAAATTTTTCTGAGCACAAATATATTGATCATATGCAAGATTCTTCTAAACCTGAAACATTTTGGTTTAAAGGTTTTGAAGATAAATTAACTCATTGTTTTCTGTATAGACCGCTTGTTGAAAATTTTAGAAAGCCACCGCTCCTTGTTAGAGCACATAGCGGACCAACTTCATGTTTTGATGGATCATATAATTCTGAAGTTCAATATTGGACCTCAAAGGGATTTTTTATTGCAGAAGTCAATTATGGAGGATCATCAGGATTTGGCAAAGCATATAGAGAGAGGTTGAATTATAAATGGGGTATTGTTGATTCTTATGATTGCAAAGCACTAGCTCTTGAATTGATTAAATTAAATCAAGTTGATAGTGAAAAAGTAGTAATTTTTGGGAATAGTGCTGGTGGGTTAACTGCCCTGAATTGTTTATTATATGGTTCTATTTTTACAGCAGCAATTTGTAAATATCCTGTTATTGATTTGAAAGATATGCACTATAACACGCATAGGTTTGAAAAAGATTATTTAAATTCTTTGATAGGAAATTATGAAAAAAATCAAGATGAATATATAAATAGATCGCCAATAAGTCACATTAACGAAATAAAAAAACCCATCTTATTGTTTCATGGAAAAAAAGATACAGTTATTTCTTATAAACAAACTTTAAAAATTCAAGAAATTTTGATTCAGAACAATAAATATTCAGAAGTTATATTTTTTGAAAATGAAGGGCATGGGTTTAAAAACATTGAAAATAAAAAAGTAGTAATACAAAAATCTCAGCAATTTTTAAAAAATGCTTTAAATATTTAA
- a CDS encoding SufS family cysteine desulfurase, with amino-acid sequence METIQNIPEITKKDFPLLNKNFKSNEQIIYLDHAATTQKPIQVLEKIDQYYRNFNANVHRGAHQLSAKATEEFENARYLISKYIKANSAKEIIFTRNATEAINLAARSWGEYSLRENDEILLSIMEHHSNIVPWQMIAAKNKCKLKFIGIDKDGKLDIDDFKSKLTSRTKLVSLVHVSNTLGCCNPIKEITTLAKQKGSLVLIDACQSLAHQKMDVSDLDIDFLAGSGHKLCGPTGIGFLWSRKEILEKIPPLFGGGEMIQDVFEERSTWAELPHKFEAGTPAIAEAIGLAEAINYINSIGLNEIHEYEKTITKYLFEKLNHIENIEIIGPSPEIDPERASLATFYIKNIHSNDIAEILDSKGICIRSGHHCCQPLHRYIGIKSTARISMNFTTNKEEIDIFIEKLKDTIDFLKINS; translated from the coding sequence ATGGAAACGATTCAAAATATTCCTGAAATAACTAAGAAAGACTTTCCTCTTTTAAACAAGAACTTCAAAAGTAATGAACAAATCATTTATTTAGATCATGCTGCAACCACTCAAAAACCAATACAAGTCTTAGAAAAAATTGATCAATATTATAGAAACTTTAATGCCAATGTACATAGAGGAGCACATCAATTAAGTGCTAAAGCAACAGAAGAATTTGAAAATGCAAGATATTTAATTAGCAAATATATAAAAGCGAATTCAGCAAAAGAAATTATTTTCACAAGAAATGCTACTGAAGCAATTAATCTAGCAGCTAGATCATGGGGAGAATATTCATTAAGAGAAAACGATGAAATTCTCTTATCAATAATGGAGCATCATAGCAATATTGTTCCATGGCAAATGATTGCAGCAAAAAACAAATGCAAATTAAAATTTATAGGTATAGATAAAGATGGAAAATTAGATATAGACGATTTTAAATCAAAACTAACATCTAGAACAAAGCTTGTTAGCCTGGTACATGTTAGTAATACTCTTGGTTGCTGTAATCCAATCAAAGAGATAACTACACTAGCTAAACAAAAAGGATCTTTAGTATTAATAGACGCTTGTCAAAGTTTAGCGCATCAAAAAATGGATGTAAGTGATCTTGATATAGATTTTTTAGCCGGATCAGGACATAAACTTTGCGGTCCTACAGGCATTGGCTTCCTCTGGTCAAGAAAAGAAATCCTAGAAAAAATTCCTCCTCTATTTGGAGGTGGAGAAATGATTCAAGATGTTTTTGAAGAGAGAAGTACTTGGGCAGAGCTACCACATAAATTTGAAGCTGGAACTCCAGCAATTGCAGAAGCAATAGGTCTAGCAGAAGCTATTAATTATATAAATAGTATTGGATTAAATGAAATTCATGAATATGAAAAGACTATTACTAAATATTTATTTGAGAAATTAAATCATATAGAAAATATTGAAATTATAGGTCCATCGCCAGAGATAGATCCAGAAAGAGCATCACTTGCCACCTTTTATATAAAAAATATACATTCAAACGATATTGCTGAAATTCTTGATTCAAAAGGAATTTGCATCCGAAGTGGGCATCATTGCTGTCAACCTCTTCACAGATATATTGGAATTAAATCAACGGCTAGAATTAGCATGAATTTCACAACAAATAAGGAAGAAATTGATATATTTATAGAAAAATTAAAAGATACTATTGATTTTCTAAAAATCAATTCTTAA
- a CDS encoding SufD family Fe-S cluster assembly protein, with amino-acid sequence MEIIEKIKTSKLTNVQTEIQKICLHKLQSSPLPNPKSELWRLSNKSKFSSFLDYSFNEKNSKFDIPYPENSQSSIRLIIGENCQIKLIKENYSIQQLSEDELNQYIKKQIASFDQNENWSDLLNLSLSSKKNLLGLKINGSKIPPIEIFSHALSNSLNAKTLVIFLEKNCDIELLQVNLGKENSSLSQSTFFLLEENSSVNHGIVSYGEQRSNLLNSLNVIQQENSEYNLGSLHFKFNYARFEISIKQSVGNAKTNIKGMQITKKDEQISTYTKIDFNGPNGFLDQINKSLADDKSHAIFEGSIIVPKIAQRTDASQLSRNLLLSNLAQIDTKPQLEIIADDVKCKHGATISQLNEEELFYMRTRGITLPEANKLQLSSYFQEIISFIPVSKDRWDLLDKLLNEI; translated from the coding sequence ATGGAAATTATTGAAAAAATAAAAACTAGTAAATTAACTAACGTTCAAACAGAAATACAAAAAATCTGTCTTCACAAATTACAATCGAGTCCCCTCCCTAATCCCAAAAGTGAATTATGGAGACTTTCTAATAAATCAAAATTTTCAAGTTTTTTAGACTATTCATTTAATGAAAAAAATTCAAAATTTGATATACCTTACCCAGAAAATTCTCAGAGTAGTATTCGGTTAATAATTGGTGAGAATTGCCAAATTAAATTAATAAAAGAAAATTATTCAATACAGCAATTAAGTGAGGATGAATTAAATCAATATATCAAAAAACAGATAGCTTCTTTTGATCAAAACGAAAATTGGAGTGACCTACTAAATCTGTCTTTAAGTTCTAAAAAGAATTTATTGGGATTAAAAATAAATGGTTCAAAAATCCCTCCTATTGAAATTTTTAGTCATGCATTAAGTAATTCTTTAAACGCAAAAACCCTAGTAATATTTTTGGAAAAGAATTGCGATATAGAATTATTACAGGTAAATCTTGGAAAAGAAAACTCTTCATTATCTCAGTCAACTTTTTTTTTATTAGAAGAAAATAGTTCCGTAAATCATGGTATTGTTTCTTACGGTGAACAAAGATCAAATTTACTAAATTCTCTCAATGTAATTCAACAAGAAAATAGCGAATACAACTTAGGTTCCTTACATTTCAAATTCAATTATGCAAGATTTGAAATTAGTATTAAACAATCTGTAGGAAACGCTAAAACTAATATCAAAGGTATGCAAATAACCAAAAAAGATGAACAAATTTCCACTTATACAAAAATAGACTTTAATGGCCCAAATGGATTTCTAGATCAAATCAACAAATCACTTGCTGACGATAAATCACATGCAATATTTGAAGGTTCAATTATAGTACCGAAAATTGCCCAGAGAACTGATGCTTCCCAATTAAGTAGAAATTTACTTTTATCAAATCTCGCACAAATAGATACGAAACCTCAATTAGAAATAATTGCTGATGATGTCAAATGTAAACATGGAGCTACAATTTCGCAACTTAATGAAGAAGAACTTTTTTATATGCGAACAAGAGGGATCACATTACCAGAAGCAAATAAACTACAATTAAGTTCTTACTTTCAAGAAATAATTTCATTTATTCCCGTTTCAAAAGATAGATGGGATTTGCTTGATAAACTTTTAAACGAGATTTAA
- the sufC gene encoding Fe-S cluster assembly ATPase SufC has translation MQTKMKESDPILEVENLFASTDNLPILKGVSLTVYPGEIHAIMGRNGCGKSTLSKIIAGHPSYNITNGDIKFSGENINSLEPEERSQSGIFLGFQYPIEIPGVSNLEFLRVSTNARRKFLNKEELDTFDFEELVKEKLELVKMDHAFLSRSVNQGFSGGEKKRNEILQMALLEPKIAILDETDSGLDIDALRIVASGIKKISNAQTGIILITHYQRLLDEIEPTYVHVMADGQIIKTGGSDLALELEKKGYEWTDNFVKET, from the coding sequence ATGCAAACAAAAATGAAAGAATCAGATCCAATATTAGAAGTTGAAAATCTCTTTGCATCTACTGATAATCTTCCAATTTTGAAAGGGGTTTCACTAACTGTTTATCCTGGAGAAATACATGCAATTATGGGAAGAAATGGATGTGGTAAAAGTACTCTTTCGAAAATCATTGCAGGACATCCCTCGTATAATATTACAAATGGAGACATAAAATTTTCAGGTGAGAATATCAACTCTTTAGAACCTGAAGAAAGATCTCAATCAGGAATTTTCCTTGGTTTCCAATATCCAATAGAAATTCCAGGCGTTAGTAATCTCGAGTTTCTTAGAGTTTCTACGAATGCTAGAAGAAAATTCCTAAACAAGGAAGAATTGGATACTTTTGATTTTGAGGAATTAGTTAAAGAAAAGTTAGAACTTGTGAAAATGGATCATGCATTCCTATCAAGGAGTGTAAATCAAGGATTTTCTGGTGGCGAAAAGAAAAGAAATGAAATCCTGCAAATGGCTTTACTTGAGCCCAAAATAGCAATATTAGATGAGACCGATTCTGGACTAGATATTGATGCTCTTAGAATAGTCGCATCAGGAATTAAAAAAATATCTAATGCACAGACTGGAATTATATTAATTACTCACTACCAACGATTGCTTGATGAAATTGAACCAACTTATGTCCACGTTATGGCTGACGGACAAATCATAAAAACTGGTGGGAGTGATCTTGCTTTAGAGCTAGAAAAAAAAGGTTATGAATGGACTGATAACTTTGTAAAAGAGACTTAA